The genomic interval AATTATGGAGGGACAACATGTTCTAATTACTTGTATGGCTAAGTCTAAATTAACATTAATGGCTTTCTGAAAGATTTTCCATTTATTCGAGAGAATGCCAAATGTACTCTCGACAATCCTGCGAGCTCGAGGCAATCGATAATTAAAAATCCGTTTTTCATCGGATAAAACTTTTGCGTTGTAAGGCCTCATAACGTATCGCAAAAGCGAAAATTCTTAATCACGAACGAAAATAAAAGGCATATTCGGACCTTCAGTTCCTGGGAGAGGTTGgtttttaggaatatttagGCCATGGTTTTCCAGTCTTTTATAAAAATCTGACTTCTCAAATATTGTGCTGTCGAAATCCTTCCCAAAAGATCCAACGTCTATGTGAAGAAATTTATAATTGACGTCGACAACAGCCAAAAATACAACAGAATAATACTGCTTgtaattatagaaaagagaTCCACTCATGGAAGTCTTTCTGAGTCGGACATGTTTGCCATCAATCGCTCCTATACAATTTGGAAACTGACAATCTTTCTGAAATCCTGAAATTTCTTTCCATCGTTGTTCGGTAAATTCAGGGAAAGATTGTTCTTTTAAAGCATCCCAAATTGCagtgcaaaattttttaaaactcttCCCAATTGTTGAATGACCAATTCTATATGTTAGGTGAAGATCAATCTAGTCGCACCCACTACCCAAATATTTGTAACGGGGGAAAAACAACAAATTTGTATACATCTATCTGCTTTTTTATACTTactaaatatatgtattttgcTTCAGGTACTGCATTAATTAAGAAGTGGAGGAACATTaaggacaattttcttaaaagcattaaaaagaaaacgaagTCTGGACAAGCAGCTGACAGAGGCAGACAATATATTTATGGTCGACAATTATCATTTCTACGACAAGATGGTACGACTACAAACACACAGTCCAGTTTAGAAGACCAGGAGGAAGAGAAGCTTCCAgagagaattgaggatattGAAGAAAGATCGATTCCTAGTCGACCTCCACAATTGTATACACAAAACACTCGAAAGCGAAAACGGGATATCGAGTCAgctttaataaattttatgaatGCTCCAGTCCCTGATCCGAAGCCAAATGCTGACAGATCCTTTTTTGAAAGTATTCTGCCATCATTAACTGGATTTAGCGAAGACCAGAAATTAGAATTTCGTTGCCAAGTATTAAACATAATTTGCAGGATTAGACAACAAAACGCCGCAGCGTGTAGCAGTGTAAATACGCAATTAAATTTTCCTCAACATTTACCTAATTTTCAACCACCTTTGCACCTAACCAACGATTCCACTCCTGCCCGTTTTAATTTTCATTCTCCAACTGTACCACACCAAAATTCATTACGCTCATCATACATATCTCCTTCATCTGCTCCTGGACTATGCACCAATATACATACACTAGTTACTCCTTCATCCACAATCTCTGTGTCACCTTCAACGTCATCCACTGTCTCAGAAACAGAGACAAATACTTGTTCTGACATGTATAagaagtaaataaaaatatattaataatttgtaTGTATGTTCTTTACTCATTGTTACATCCTTCCATTCCTACTTCCTTGCTCTCTCTATCCAACCTCGCCATCCACCCCTTTCACACCCCGTTTTTATCTAATATCCTttccatttttttctttatcccCTCTTCCTCCCTGCATATTTCCAGCACATGTTCCCACATTTCTTCCTCTCCTCTACTAATGTCTCCCACCTCTCCCCCAATATTTCCTAATCTATATCTCGCCACCGTACTCCACTTCTCCTTTTTCCATCTTTTTCTCAGGTATTTCCTTCACCCTTATATTCTGATACCACGTATTATACCTCGATTCTATTTACTTACCTTAAAGTTACAGCTAACATTTCTACGGGAGTTATAGCACATCTAACAGTTCATCAAATGAGTGAttcgaaaataattaaagaatttttcagcattttctctTAAATCAGAAAAGGATGTAGCAAATCTACGTCCTGTAAATCTCGAATCGATAAAAGGATGTCTTCTTTGTTTGCAACAATAGCATTTATATACAAAATAGGCAAATACTCTACgctttttttgggacacctccATCTTCGATAGTAGTAGAAAACGCAGTGAAAATCGCAGAAGCTGCAAATTAAACAAACGCAAGTGGACGCGTTTCAACTGAACCGCAATTCCGGTACCGTACGATCGCCGCACGTTAAAACAACGGATCTGTGTAGCGGGCCTAAGGGGCCGACACCATGTGAAGCGGATCACTTTCTTGTAATACGTATTTCCCGGATtttgttgaaattgaaatatgttataGTCCATGTGAAAATAGgaggagtttaagtcatcattttaatattttcgaaattgtttaaatgatACAAACCATCAAAGTTTCCCACTGTGGCCAATTTTTACGAAAACTATCCTCACAAAACAATTTATATCACGGTTATTAATAGAGATAGAAACAGTTTCCATTTTGGTTATTATTGCAAaagacaataaataataatctttcaataatttatcattttatacgcaaatgtaatccTTTACTGcaaaagtattaaaaatatttttgttttgcaaatttgaCTCCTGGTTCAAgtatcaaaaatttgaaaaaatagaaCGGTactctacgattcttcctgaccaaattccgttttttaattcgtggAGACTCAAAAATTGCGGCCAGAACACGCCGGCAAAGGACGCACTGCTCGATTAGTATGAAAACTgggacaaaaataaaaaagaaattatcttAGAAAGTGAAAAttgttgtacaatttgattttatttaaatacTCTAATTTCACTTACAACTaagaaaattaaaacaattgaaaatgAATTCAATTTTAGTAACCATCTTTCTCTTCTACTAAACCGAATATGTTCCGAATTGTTTAAGAAACTTAAAATATGGATTTAGAGTAATAGAATAGGAAAAAAATGATTGAGGTAACTGATGTAATTCATAATACATCCAATGATTTGATTTTTCACAAATGAACCGGGAGAcaaatttgcaaaataaaaaatatttttaacatttttgcagtaaaaaaattacatttgcgtataaaatgataaattattgtaaaaGAACAGTCTCTTGCGATGGTAACGAAAAAATAACCGTGATATAAATTGTTTCGTGAAAACCGgccaaatagcaaactttgatggtctgTATCTTTTAAACAAGTTCAAAGATAACCTCCTATTTTCACAAAGACtataacatatttcaatttcagcAAAATCTGAGACTCCTGTCGAGCTTCAAGGGCGAATGCGTACAGAATTACGGTTATTACAGTGATTCTAAAAAATATTCCGACACCTTTTAAAACtgaataattattaaacaaTTCAACCAAACTTATTATCTAAGAAGTTTTACTATTTAATGTATAAGAAATCGAATTATTACAGTAGAACGTCGACTATCCGAAGTAATTGAGAGACAAACTTATTCGATTAATCAGTCTAAAAGAATCAAAGGGTATCAGCCGGATAATGACATCAGAAGTGTGCCAACAAACAAAATTGAATTGCAATAGACCactcgatagcttatccaaagaaaatactttgtgccaattttcatcaCTATATGTAAACATGGTGGGAGTAATGGGGAGAAAATCAGGttcttccgtaatttctcttatcctactcaattgaaaattctgaaaaaatcaggcctattttagctattagaatgcacatctatgaattttttcagaatttttagcttcgaaacagaatgttaaaaaataaaaaaaagggcCTAGCCAATTAAGATGGttaaaactgcccttagaggtttttcaatgattaacgaacgattcgaaagctgaccaagaaaaacccctctgagtcaaatttcaaccccctatcttgcccgtgagggtagttacagggtaaattggatTTCGCGCTGTTtcgcgcattttccgcactctaatgcctcctaaaattctgaaaaaaatgtggcatattttggatcctaaggcggatttttgagaattttgttcagattttttggttgcaagctgtggtcgtaaaaaatgaaaacctcggaaaatgaaaaaaatcggaaaaatgcagatttctcaaaaatatgaaaacatgctattctaccgTTTAGTTCCCTGATAAAGTACTCTAACAGGCAATGTCGtcaattattttagattttttgttgtgggacatcattgtcAGAATCagtaaaaaccgaattttttcgatgtttatgctattaggaggaaagttacacttgttggttttatcgcaggtatatattaagtaatttttaacattattacattgaaacaagtaattgtttcaCCTAAGAattgtgatttaagagaaagaataagtatggaatttatttattttacataatgtaatttattttattttattgtatttatggcgagcgttatggcgagcgttatgtttgttttattttattttgttatattgttatttttatttttattatattgaaaagcgacagtatctctctctctctctctctctctctctctctctctctctctctctctctctctctctctctctctctctctctctctctctctctctctctctctctctctctctctctctgtgtgtgtgtgtgtgtgtgtgtgtgtgtgtgtgtgtgtgtgtgtgtgtgtgtgtgtgtgtgtgtgtgtgtgtgggtgtgtgtggGTGTGTATTTAGTTGCTTGCGATTTTGCGAGTTGAAGGAGATGTGATGTCATGAGATTGTacccctgaggggaacaataaatgaatacaatctagagaaagaataaatagtattttgtgtgatatataccagaatattcgtaagctttacaacatcgccggttggcacagcggttaagTGTCAGACTagggagcggatacgctggggtttcgaatcccgtcggtgggaaagtttttatttccatacatcatctttattttttcaatttcttatatggtttatacatgtgattttaataatattttttaatgtttcaaaaatattgaagtaacatttttaactaacatacatacaaaaatagttttggaGTATCTAttacttcctcgattctctaattgtatatgttcatcaatCATGTTGGAGAACCTTGAAAGAGATTTCTGAGATCATTTTAAGTAACTTTAACAAAGCCGAGGCGGAAATTTTCgccaaggaaaaaattactttaaatGACCTCACGAACCACCGCTTCCaaggttttccgacatttttgggacatcctgtatagacTAAAGTATAGCATTCTATTTGAACAAActaaattgattttgaaatcACCCTCACCATACGAGGtatcaaaaaaatatttataccaCATAACTTCCTTATCCATACCAAGCAACTTTTGTTAAAACTTTTTTTCATAGTATTATCACCTCAAAAGATGTTTCATTGTATTGATATAAAACAGACAACCTGTACATCTATGTATACGCTAATGATACAAATGCATTAACGTAAAAGCTGATTATTCACATATGCATGGAAATCATTTAGTGTGAAGTTTATACTGACGATTCTATTTGACAATTTGTTTTTTATCGATTTAGTTGTATTTCCGGTTCTACGCAAGTGACGATCCATGCAGTGGAAGTTAGCGCAGACCCGAAGAGCCCTCGTTTCGGGGCAGATCCGAGGGAAGACACACCTGGCCTCTACGTCGACTGAGCAGATGAAAATTCCGGACTATGCAAGGGAGGGTTACTAGGTTCATAGTATATTTCAGCCCCAGAGaagtgtcgccagatgaaggCAGGGAGTAAATTAAGAGGAAAATGTTACCCTGTCTCTGCCAGTAACGGAGTATatgcgacagagacgaaacggaTCGGAAATTTAGGGAATAAcacggtagaaagggaaattagagtgggggaacaagtgtTGATCTGGCTACACTGCGACAGACACAACGAtatgacagttacggagagactaCTGTGTTTAAAAACTGAAGAAGGTCGTGGTAGCTAGTGGAAGCTACATTTTCCTGGAATTTGAACTGATTTTCAACCTAGTACACTGAAATGGTGTCCTCGAAGATATCGAAAATATGCTAttgtttaacactattcctaccgacacttcatgtatacctattcctaccgcgaccggtcaaatgaccggtctttagcacaacttatattttttaatatagaatgaagataatagccaatttgacagtataaaaatatagtttcctttatttaggagtatataatgtatattttattcgttttcaccgcataatatttcgtttactataccctgttgggcctgatgttcccctaaaaatattatgaataggtgctcttccaggattagacccttcttttacttcttgccaacaGTTCCGTccacagcagtttcgattacctcttcctcattctcactatcggaactaactaaaaatctccttctctttcgtcctctacgtacgttcgaaaagTTCtattcgtcctcatcggtgttcgagtcgttctcaaatagattataattttccgtattgtcattttcaatatcaaacatttcgaacgtcttgacatttttggaacgaatattcaagggataaaataaaaattaaaatataaaaatgtaaatcaagatggataaaaaaatgaacaaaagataaaatgtgaaacttactacgaagtattgttggtttgttcactttttggaaaatgacacttataacacgtaatacaatataaaataaaagtagaataataatagaatacaaatacaaaatagtaaaagactgccgaatatgctccttgtaattttcacgttttgatgctctctgttcagctcacaagactttactgatttgaattcgtgagaagacgtctaggcatctccttcggctatgattttatttattttacagtcatagtagataagacggtgtaagaaaatccgaggttctggaccgcttcggatgccaatcaggcaaataaacactgtgaggccgataggcgagcgagaactgtaaacactttgaagtgccgtaaagcagtccctgggtggcacttttcggctaaaatcataccacaactgccttacctttcgtttgtaacgactttatagttttggaattgagtctttgaaagaatactattacaaaaagatataaatcgttctaccggtcaaatgaccggtcgcggtaggtaagacagactacaaatttttctcagaaaataaacaataaaaaaaagaagtgaatattgaaaaatgtattatacgcatattttaggaaaagtcgtgaagtttaaaggcgattcaattacgatgtatataagaaattctaatagaaattttaaaaacggtcatttgaccgctcccggtaggaatagtgttaacaaATCGTAGATCGATTCCGGTTACTGTTTGATAACTGTTGCAGCGGTTCTGGTATCTGTTCTGTAACAGTTCTGcaattattatacagggtgtcccaaaaatgttatatttccttggaaggggtggTTCGTGAcgcaatttgaagtaactttttccgttgcgaaaatgttctccgcggctttgttaaagagttattagaGAAAAACACATACCAATCAGAATTCtatagccgtgctctgattggcccgtgtttttcgttaataacttcttaataaagctgcggagaacattttcgcaaaagaaaaatttacaatataaaaaaaaagtgcaaTATGTTCCAACCTTCAATACAGGTTCCTCTGCCAGCGATGTCCAATGCATAAGCAGCATATATTATaaacataataattaaatgttctAGAACCAATACTAGAACCGATATCAGAACCGTTATTACAACTGTCATGGTACTGATATTAGAACCGTTTCCGGGATCGATATATCGTACAAGAACCATTTCAGCTTGTAACCCTCACGGGCCATTATACACCAAGTGATCAAACTTTATACACACGTCGTcacggatttttatgaaattgcgCAGACTATAGACCCGATGACCCAATTACAAAGCGGCTTTGAATTCTTTAATAAGTACTTTTAGTGATAGAAAGATCGAAAGTTCAGAGCCAGCTTGCTCTTTAATACAGCATGTTAGACGTGAAGTTCTGACATTTGATGTAAAAAATACTACACATAACGCTTAACTGACACTAATTTCGTACGCTTCAAGAAAAAtcttagttttttcaattttagtTGACAATGACGAGCTTCGGGTCGACGGCCGTTTTATATTGCAGAGTATGAAGGCCCGAAGATTCACAAGGAGTTTATACAGACATACgcctaatttttttttttttaacgaaaactACTATATTATAAAAGAAAACTAATCAAatgcaaataaaattatttaatcacTTGTTTCACAGACGTCACAAAAAATTCGAATGCGCGACTAATTCTCTTAGTCGTGACAATGTTTATCTCCTTTAACCCTAGATAACACGCATATAATTTAAgtctttttatttaaaaaccaAAATATTGTACGTTACAAGAAGTCagaataaataaattagaaactcgaggaattcgaaTTAGGGGAATTAAAAATCTAAGTcttccctagtagcacaaaatattgtatacacattcatataatattaaaaagagattcaatctttttttaatattggaatatacatacaatatttattttatattaagtaaaaaatatttctttttaaatattcaggaaatatgtatttcatgttacgagaaaaatatttttttctaaatattaaataaatctttatttcatattagaagtagaatattttttcctaatatacaaataatatttatttaatatcaggaaaaaaatatttttttctcattataaaacaatctttattaaatattagaaatagaatattttttcctaatatacaaataatatgtGTTTAATATtacgaacaaaatattttttctcattataaaatgaatctttatgtaatattagaaatagaatattttttttatctatgcaggaaatattttatgtttatcatggaaaaatatttgttcccgaatataatgcgaagtaaaatgtttacttttaatttactttgaattcgtgtttgtcacttaatcgacatatatttatattataataacattaatgcgaCAAAGTTATTGCATGAAAAATAATCGTGTAGCTCTTACGTCTTACGCAATGTTATTGAACTGTATGCaggattaaaaagttcgtagtaACAGACTGGTACCTATTCGGGATAAACATTTAACTTCGGTCAATGTATTTGGGAAAGGCCCTGGCCATGTTGCAGCGAGAAACGCATTCATTCGTTAGCAAACTAGCAATCAGATTGAACGGTCGGTTGCGATAGCCGAggcactcgacgcgacgcgacggtcccaaaaTTATGgggtgtcatcggacaccacttcgaAACCTCCGTGAGCGAGCCCATTGACAGGGCAATATACAAACATTTAGTTTTCCAGACTATTTTCCCCATATCTTTCGCACCCAATTCATTATATAATCTAAACACAATTTCATCAAAGCGCATCCCTACTCTGACGACCAAACTGCACCACCCACTCACCAATTAGGAAACTTTTAGTCACCCCATACAGTTTTAAGACAGCCAATAAAGAAAATATCAAAGTTAACATTatacacgacacgacaccgaaaatCAGAAGACAAAATTCTCTCATATAGAacacaccttgaatatctcggctATCTCTTGTGTCTCGACGATCTCTATCGACTTGTACGTACGCGATcaagtttttaaataagtttttaaataagtGTTGTTATTCGTGCCCCGAATACGTGTGCTCGAGACCTGCATTTCATCGTTCGCAGAAAAGGTATGTACATTTATGtgttatgtaataaataaatatatatatattttttttatattaaaaaaaaatttttttttaattatctgaaGAGTTGCAATATTAAAGTTTTCAAGAATAGTTTTTCATACACCATATTTAGTTTGCAGTTACACAAATTTCATAATGGCCGAAAAACGACGttactaaaaatataaatttataaagaatgaACTACGGAAAACTTTCAATCAGAATCAGAGTCTCGATACAGTAAATGAAGAATCAAATAGAATAATCATGCCAACTAATAGTTCACAGACAACTAATGATCTCGCTATATCCGATCTGGATCAacaatttgatcttcaaatGATAAATAACAGGAATGACATAAATTACAGTACAAGTGATAACTGCAGTGCTattagaaatttgaaattaattacttttttaaaaaaatggtctctaggaaataaaattaatcatactcaattaagtaatttattaaagggttTAAAGGACATTTTTCCTGAATACAAAATTCCATGCGATTCCCGCACTCTgttgaaaactaaacgatcatcaaatattgtgtccgttttaagcaaaaaggaaaatttagcgcaatttacatattttggtataaaataAAATCCATTAAACTTGTTGCATactgaaataggtatatttcgtaaaatcaaagaaactttaacaattcgtttaattttcaatattgatggtgttccagtttcaaaaaattcgaacaaacagttttggcccattttatgcaaactggtattaaacaattatatcGTGTCTCCTTTTCCGATAGCCTCATATTATGGTGATGCAAAACCAAATTCCTTAgctgattatttaaatgattttacaaatgaattaaatgatattttaaagcatggattattttataataatattaattttaaagtttgcgTTATATGCTTTACATGTGATGCACCTgcgagagcatttttaaaaaatattaaagggcATACAGGTCGCAATAGTTGCGAAAGATGCACAGAAGAGGGTACATACTATAAAAaacgaattatttacgaaaaccATAATGCCAGTGCTCGGACACatgaagattttaaaaaatttcgcgACATCAAGCACCATAAAAACAATGAAAGGACACCCTTATTAAACATAAGCacattaaatataatagaagattttgctttagattatatgcatttatgctgTTTGGGAGTAATGAAGAAATTACTTCATCATTGGTGTAAAGTAGAGTTCAGATTACAGCAAaggaataaattatcaaaacgaATGATATCTGCAGCAAAATACTTACCTAGTGAATTTAACCGTAAATCACGATCCATATCGGAATTGCCTAGATATAAAGCTACGGAGTTTCGTTTATTTCTCTTGTATCTAGGACCCattcttttaacgaaaattcgtCCAAATATCTTCTATAACCACTTCTTATTACTACATGCAGCTATGAGAATTCTATTACTCAATAAATTACGTGTAGATGTAAAGTGGCTAAACAAAGCTCGAGAAATGCTAATTCAATTTGTCAATGATTCTTCTGTTTTGTATGGCAGAGAATTTAGTGTATATAATGTTCACAATTTAGTGCACATTACAGACGATgtccaaaatttaaaatattctttagagGAACTAAGTTgttttccttttgaaaattacTTAGGGAAGCTAATAAGCATGTTACGCAGGTGAAATAAACCACTAGCACAGACAATAAAAAGGTTGTCGGAAAATGGAGCACCTACAATTAAAGAAactagtaaaaaaatatgtgtagaatatgataaaaagaaaatacaattcccttattttaatataaaagccTACGGACTTCGAGACTCTTACGTTTTTGTACGGAATGATTATGTCCTACAGATCCTAGACATAtcaacaaataaaatagttgGTAGATTATCCACaaaattgaaaactttttacaaataccctatcaaatcgaaaataataggaatatttaaatttgataatttcacagatgaaattttatcatgcactctgaatgaaattacacataaagaatttatatataaatgccGTTTATACTTTGTAGCATGtgaatttcttcatttatcttattaattattcattattattattagtatttgattattagttatattattactattattattattagttatattgattacttctttctgttatgtctaaagtttttaatatgtcttcaaaaagaagtataatgaaAAAGCGAACTGTGATTCTGGACAGTTCCGATTCCGATTCTGAAAGCGATGAAATTCAGCAACCGCAAACAGTAGCGCCAAGTAAGTAGAAAAAATGATGCATATGTTAAATCTTATTGTAAACATAAAAGTATCATaatcaatgaaatatataatggtAAATATACTACAAatatatgttaaataataaacgtaacgatacgaatattatattttatgcaattgtacaGATAAAACTATGAATGATACGTTGACGTCGTTCACTGAAGGACAATTGACACTATTAAATCGTCAatatatagaattaaaatacgaaataaaacaaattttcaataaattagaagGAATTGAAAGCCTATTAAATAACATAGCAGTTAATGCAAATGCGTCTCAAAATATCGTGTGTCATGGCGAGGAGAGGTCTTTCTTAGACCAATTGCCACTGAAATCTGTCCAAGAAGTAACGGATTTTGATACCACAATATCagaaagttctgaaaaatttaattcactggTTTGTATTCATATAAATCCAGAATAATAAAATCGTAGTGCTGTATTTTTACAACTAATTATTAGGACAAtaccattttctaatatttatcaaataaataatcgCATATCTTCTTCCAGGTACAATTACTTTATCTAGTCGGCGGCGATaccaataacaaaataatatataatatgatgaacaaactaatatcaaactttttattcaggacagggaagaaaaaaaaattaccttTTATAAGTTTAAAACTGTATGATGCTGTAACTGGTAAATATACTTATAACTTTtaagttttgtttaaaaaatatataatatgcaacatattttattttttatttcacagtaGCAACAAGAAGAAGGCAGGCGTCTATTACAGACATGGAAATAAAAACCATCCTGTCTCTATTTTTAGCAACAGCTAAATCTAGAATAaaaaacttaattttaaataattatttaaaacatattatatatattataacaaatgtacttttttattatattatattatttttatactatactatattatttcattgtttttacTACTCATTATAttatgctgtattatttttttatatttttataatatattatggaaatatatttttttacaataaaatgtttttgtttatttagtaaatatattctatgtgtTTCAATGCTTACCTACGATGGAAGTActtcagaaaatatatatatctgttTGTCGTTACTATACTATTAATAATATGcttctttaaaaataaagtagttagatttttatctaaacaatatttttaacagaaGTTTATCTCTTCTAATAATTATATGATTTGATACGATTTGACCTGTAGTTATGTCTAAAAAGTAATGAGTCCAACAATATAGGTTCGCATGG from Halictus rubicundus isolate RS-2024b chromosome 14, iyHalRubi1_principal, whole genome shotgun sequence carries:
- the LOC143360834 gene encoding uncharacterized protein LOC143360834, encoding MCVAGRKRPLFCRKMNATNGGALLDIELFIEEVKKYPEIWNVAAEEYHDKTKKRSAWLQVCRAMYDNFDEKHEKDKNEMCTALIKKWRNIKDNFLKSIKKKTKSGQAADRGRQYIYGRQLSFLRQDGTTTNTQSSLEDQEEEKLPERIEDIEERSIPSRPPQLYTQNTRKRKRDIESALINFMNAPVPDPKPNADRSFFESILPSLTGFSEDQKLEFRCQVLNIICRIRQQNAAACSSVNTQLNFPQHLPNFQPPLHLTNDSTPARFNFHSPTVPHQNSLRSSYISPSSAPGLCTNIHTLVTPSSTISVSPSTSSTVSETETNTCSDMYKK